The nucleotide sequence GCGGTTGGTGAGGCCCCGGCCCGAAAAATGCCGACTAGGCGTACACACCACGGTTAGGCCCGGCACGCTGGTACTATCACCCCAGTTCATTTCCTTGATGCGCTCCGGCGCTACGCCCCACTTGCGCAAGTGCGGCCCGATGCCCAGCGGCACGTAGAAACAAGCTACTTTGTCTTTGATCAGCTGGATGGTCTGGTAGTCCAGGTGGTCGTAGTGGTCGTGCGAAATCAGGACGGCATCGATGGGGGGCAACTGCTGCGGCGTGATGGGCAGAGCAGGGTTGTAGCGGTTTGGGGTAACCCATGAAACTGGCCCCATGTCGATGCCAAGCATCGGGTCGAGCAAGATGTTTTTGCCAGCCAGTTCCACCAGGCTAGCGGAGTGCCCGAACCACGTGACGCGCACTAAGTCCGGGGTTTTGCGCGTGATGGCCAGCGAATCCAGCGGCTGCATGGGCAGTGGTTTGGTTGGAGTAGCGTGCGGGTCTTTGTGAAAGATAAACTTCCACATGGTAGCCGCGAAACTGCGGCCGGTTGAGACAGAAGTGGGTACCAGATTCACAAACTCTCCATCCTGGTAGTGCCCGGACTTTGCGTAAGCCTGCTTATCAGCCTCGGTGGGTTTGCCACCGAACTGCGGGCTCAACCCAGTGAAAGCTACTGCTGCGAGCAGAAGCGCGCCAATAATACCGCTGGTAGTCAAGAGAAAACGCTTTAGGGAGTTGTTCATGCATGTACGGCGGCTTGTCGTGTTTCGGCGCCTGTTCCGTCTAGGTAGGCGCCCAAGCCATGGTAGCCACCTACCTAGACGCAACAGGCGCCGCTATACCTTATCAGTCCCATCATCTTCCTCCCCAATCAACGTTTATTGCCAGGAAAATACCTGCCATATGCCGCTTCCAAGCTCGTACACAGGAGACAAACCCTAGCGTTACACTCCCCCCGAATACTTGCGGGTAGCCCACTCGATGGTCACGAGGGCCAGGATAAGGAAGAACAGCCATTTTAGGTTGATGAGCTCTTTTAGATCCTCCTTGGAATAGATAACAGGCTTATACTCGGCCTTCAGGATATCCTGGGTGAGTTGGGCGAACTGCTGCGGATAGTACAGGCGCGACTTGCTGCGCCGGGCCAGCTGGTAAAGCAAATTGTGGTCGGCGCGGGCATCCAGGGCTTCCAGTTGTTGCTCCTGAATCAGCAGCTCGCCGCGGTCTTGCTGGAGCTGGCCGTTGAGGGTAGCGCGGGCCGCATAGCGGTAGAAGCCGCCCGGCAGCGTGCCGAGGTGTAGCGGGGCGCCGTCTTCGGAGTTGGTATAGTTGAAAGTCCGGGTCTTCTGCTGCTCGTCGGTGAGGGTGAGCGTGATTTGCTGGCCGTAAGTACGCTCGAAAATAGCGTTATAAGTTTCTGCGCCGAACGTTACATCGTCCTGGGTGCTGAAAACATCTTGCGTAGGATACAC is from Hymenobacter tibetensis and encodes:
- a CDS encoding MBL fold metallo-hydrolase, translated to MNNSLKRFLLTTSGIIGALLLAAVAFTGLSPQFGGKPTEADKQAYAKSGHYQDGEFVNLVPTSVSTGRSFAATMWKFIFHKDPHATPTKPLPMQPLDSLAITRKTPDLVRVTWFGHSASLVELAGKNILLDPMLGIDMGPVSWVTPNRYNPALPITPQQLPPIDAVLISHDHYDHLDYQTIQLIKDKVACFYVPLGIGPHLRKWGVAPERIKEMNWGDSTSVPGLTVVCTPSRHFSGRGLTNRNSTLWSSWVLKSATKRVFYSGDGGYGPHFKAIGITHGPFDLALMECGQYNEDWAEIHMMPEQSVQAAVDVRGNVMLPVHWAAFTEANHAWNDPIERATAAAMRQHVQIATPQLGEPVTLGAGPLPNMPWWRQVQ